ATGTCGACCGGCCTCAAGGCCATCGACGCGCTGATCCCGGTCGGCCGCGGCCAGCGTGAGCTGGTCATCGGCGACCGCCAGACCGGCAAGACCGCCATCATCCTCGACACGATGCTGAACCAGAAGTCGGTGCACGACAACGGCCCGGAGAAGGAAAAGCTCTACTGCGTCTACGTCGCCGTCGGCCAGAAGCGCTCGACCGTTGCGCAGTTCGTCAAGGTGCTGGAGGAGCGCGGCGCGCTCGACTACTCCATCATCATCGCCGCCACCGCGTCCGACCCGGCGCCGATGCAGTTCCTGGCGCCGTTCGCCGGCTGCACCATGGGCGAATATTTCCGCGACAACGGCATGCATGCACTCATCAGCTATGACGATCTGTCGAAGCAGGCCGTCGCCTATCGCCAGATGTCGCTCTTGCTGCGCCGTCCGCCGGGCCGCGAAGCCTATCCGGGCGACGTCTTCTACCTGCATTCGCGCCTGCTCGAACGCGCCGCCAAGCTCAACGACGACAACGGCGCCGGCTCGCTGACCGCGCTGCCGGTCATCGAGACGCAGGCCAACGACGTGTCGGCCTACATCCCGACCAACGTGATCTCGATCACCGACGGCCAGATCTTCCTCGAGACCAACCTGTTCTTCCAGGGCATCCGTCCGGCGGTGAATGTCGGCCTGTCGGTGTCGCGCGTCGGCTCCTCGGCGCAGATCAAGGCGATGAAGCAGGTTGCAGGCTCGATCAAGGGCGAACTCGCGCAGTACCGCGAAATGGCGGCCTTCGCGCAGTTCGGCTCGGACCTCGACGCCGCCACGCAGCGCCTCTTGAACCGCGGTTCGCGCCTGACGGAACTCTTGAAGCAGCCGCAGTTCTCGCCGCTGAAGACGGAAGAGCAGGTCGCGGTGATCTTCGCCGGCGTCAACGGCTATCTCGACAAGCTGCCGCTCAACCAGGTCGGCAAGTTCGAGCATGGACTGCTCAGCCACATGCGCTCGGCCGGCAAGGATGTCCTCGACGGCATCCGCAAGGAGAAGGCGCTGTCGGACGATCTGCGCGCCAAGCTGAAGGCGGAAATCGACGCCTTCGCCAAGACCTTCGCTTGAACGAAGCCGGACGCACGGGATCAGGTTTGAAGCATGGCTTCGTTAAAAGACCTTCGTAATCGCATCGCCTCGGTCAAGGCGACGCAGAAGATCACCAAGGCGATGCAGATGGTCGCCGCGGCGAAGCTGCGTCGCGCGCAGGAGGCGGCGGAAGCAGCCAGACCCTATTCCGAGCGCATGGGCGCGGTTCTGGCCAACATCACCCAGGCGATCGGCGGCGGCGGCGATGCCCCGGCGCTGATGACCGGAACCGGCCGGGATGATGTGCATCTGCTCATCGTCTGCACCGCCGAGCGCGGCCTGTGCGGCGGCTTCAACTCGCAGATCGCACGGCTTGCTCGCGATCATATCCGCAGGCTTCTGGCCGACGGCAAGCAGGTCAAGATCATCTGCGTCGGCAAGAAGGGTTACGACATCCTGCGCCGCGACTATGCCTCGCTGATACTCGAGCGCGTTGACCTGCGCGAGGTCAAGGCGCTCGGCTTCGTCAATGCCGACGCTATCGCGCGCAAGGTCATCCACCTCTTCAACGAGGGCGGCTTCGACATCTGCACGCTGTTCTATTCGCAGTTCAAGTCGGTGATCAGCCAGATCCCGACGGCGCAGCAGATCATCCCGGCGGCACAGGCCTCGGCCGCCGCCGCGACAGGCAACGGCGCCACCGCGGTCTATGAATACGAGCCGGAGCCGGGCGAGATCCTCTCCGACCTGATCCCCCGCAACATCGCGGTGCAGATCTTCCGGGCGCTGCTGGAGAACGCGGCCGGCGAGATGGGCGCCAAGATGAGCGCGATGGACAATGCGACGCGCAATGCCGGCGACATGATCAACAGGCTGTCGATCACCTACAACCGCCAGCGGCAGGCGCAGATCACCAAGGAACTGATCGAAATCATTTCGGGCGCCGAGGCGCTCTAGGCGCGCGCGGGCGGGGTCCCAAGACCTCGCAGCGGCGTGAACAACGGATAGACGAAAAGGGCAAAGACGATGGCGAAAGCAGCTACCCCGAAGACCGCAGCCAAGGAGGCATCGGCCCCGAAGGCGGCAAAGGCCCCGGCAGCCGCGAAGGCCGCCGCTCCGGCGAAGAAGGCGGCCGCTCCGGCCAAGGCCGCGGCTTCCGCGGCGAGCGTCGCGGCCAAGCGCGTCGGCGCCGCTGGCAAGGTCCGCCAAGTCATCGGCGCCGTGGTCGACGTCCAGTTCGAAGATCACCTGCCGGCCATTCTGAACGCGCTGGAAACCGACAATGTCGGCAACCGCCTGGTGCTCGAGGTTGCCCAGCATCTCGGCGAGAACACCGTGCGCTGCATTGCCATGGACTCGACCGAAGGTCTGGTCCGCGGGCAGGACGTCTTTGACACCGGCGCGCCGATATCGGTTCCGGTCGGTCCGGGCATGCTCGGCCGCATCATCAACGTCATCGGCGAGCCGGTCGACGAGGAAGGCCCGGTCGACGGCATCGAAATGCGCGCCATCCACCAGCCGGCTCCGGCCTATGTCGACCAGTCGACGGAAGCGCAGATCCTGGTCACCGGCATCAAGGTTCTCGACCTGCTCGCGCCTTACGCCCGCGGCGGCAAGATCGGCCTGTTCGGCGGCGCCGGCGTCGGCAAGACCGTGCTGATCCAGGAACTGATCAACAACGTCGCCAAGGCCCACGGCGGCTTCTCGGTGTTCGCCGGCGTCGGCGAGCGTACCCGCGAAGGCAATGACCTCTATCACGAGTTCATCGAATCGGGCGTCAACAAGAAGGGCGGCGGCCAGGGCTCCAAGGCCGCCCTCGTCTACGGCCAGATGAACGAACCGCCGGGCGCGCGTGCCCGCGTCGGTCTTACCGGTCTGACGGTCGCCGAATATTTCCGCGACCAGGGCCAGGATGTGCTGTTCTTCGTCGACAACATCTTCCGCTTCACCCAGGCGGGCTCGGAAGTGTCGGCGCTGCTCGGCCGCATTCCTTCCGCCGTGGGCTACCAGCCGACGCTGGCCACCGACATGGGCGCGCTGCAAGAGCGCATCACGACGACGACCAAGGGCTCGATCACCTCGGTGCAGGCGATCTACGTGCCGGCCGACGACCTGACCGACCCTGCGCCGGCGACCTCCTTCGCCCACCTCGACGCCACGACCGTGCTCAACCGCGCGATCTCGGAAAAGGGCATCTACCCGGCCGTCGATCCGCTGGATTCCACCTCGCGCATGCTCGACCCGATGGTCGTCGGCGAGGAGCACTACCAGGTCGCCCGCCAGGTGCAGTCGATCCTTCAGCGCTACAAGTCGCTGCAGGACATCATCGCCATCCTGGGCATGGACGAGTTGTCCGAAGAGGACAAGCAGACCGTCGCCCGCGCCCGCAAGATCGAGCGCTTCCTGTCGCAGCCGTTCTTCGTCGCCGAAGTGTTCACCGGTTCGCCGGGCAAGCTGGTCGACCTCGCCGACACCATCAAGGGCTTCAAGGGCCTTTGCGCCGGCGACTACGACCACCTGCCGGAAGCCGCGTTCTATATGGTCGGCGGCATCGACGAAGCGGTCGAGAAGGCGCAGCGCCTGGCGGCTGAAGCGGCATAACTATGGACAGGAAGTTCTGTTGCTCCACCCTGCAAGAGGTGAATGACAGAGCTTCCCTCGCCGTCGTTCTTCGAGACCGACGATGGGATATTGATGATGACCGTCGGGACTGTCGAAACGGAAGACGGTCTTGGGTATTTCGATCAAGCGGTCATGTTCTGTCCCTTCTGTGGGACAGGATTGCAGACTGACAAAAGTATCGCCGGCAAGGTGAAGCAAAATGGCTGAAGCTTTCAAGTTCGAACTGGTCTCGCCGGAGCGGCTGCTCGTTTCCGAGCAGGTCGAGTCCGTCGTCATCCCGGGCGCCGAAGGCGAGATGACGGTGATGGCGCAGCACGCGCCGGTCATGACCACCATCAAGCCCGGCGTCGTCACGGTGAAAGCCGCGGGCGGCAAGGAAGACCGCTATGTCGTGTTCGGCGGTTTCGCCGACATCCTGCCGTCCGGCTGCACGCTGCTGGCCGAATCGGCCGTGCATGTGAACGACATCGACCGCGCGGACCTGGCGCGTCGCATCCAGGACGCCAGGGAAGACGCCGCCGACGCCAAGGACGACGTGGCGCGCAGCCGCGCCGAGCAGTTCCTCGCCCAGCTCACCACGCTGGAAGGCGCGCTGATCCCGGCCTAATTTCGGCTGCAGAGAAGCGATTTAAAGAGCGGGCTTGCCCCGCTTTTTGTTTGCCCCGTTTTTCCCGCCTCCGGCGTAAACGCCGGCGATGAGCTGAAGGCTCCTGAACCTCGACCGCGATAGGCGTCTCGGCCAATCGCCAAGGCATGGGATCTGCCAACGCACACTAACCAACCGGTCAAAACTTCTGTGTTAAGAAACTGGCTAATCGGCCAGCCTGGGCGGCTCGTTGCCAATGCCGAGCGCGGCAAAGGCCAGCTTCGGGCCGCCTTGCTTGAAATGGACGAGGTGGGTGGCAACAAACTCGATCAGCCTCTGTCGTTCCGCGTGACCATTGGCAAAGCCGGCGAGGTCGAACACGGCCTCGGCCATTGTTGCCGTCGGCAGATTCCGGCCGAACAGCTCGCCGAGAGCGGCATCGAGTGGATCGGTGAAATGGGCCTCAGGCAAAGCACCGCCGCGCGCGGCGCATGCCGCGATCCAGGCGGCGACAACCAGCGACAGATGTTCCGGCAGCAGGCCCGCCTCCATCCGGGCAAGCGCGGAAGCGACGATGCGCTGCGGCAATTTCTGGCTGCCGTCATTGGCGATCTGCGCGGTGCGGTGGGCGAGCGCGGTGTTGGAAAAGCGTTGGGCGAGCTCGGCCGTGTAGGGGATCGGGTCGAGCCCGGCATCCTGCGGCAGCGTCGGGATGGCCTCGGCCCAGAGCCGGTCGACGAATTGCCGGATCGACGGGTCGGCAAAGGCGCAGTCGACGGTGGCATGGCCGCTGAGCAGGCCGAGATAGGCGATGCCTGAATGCGCGCCGTTGAGCAGCCTCAGCTTCATATCCTCGAACGGGCCGACATCCTCGACCATGGTGACGCCGAATTTCTCCCACGCCGGCCGTCCGGCCGGGAAACGGTCCTCGACCACCCATTGGCGGAAGGGCTCGGTCATCACCGGCCAGGCATCCTCGACACCGAGCTGTTGGCCGATGCGCGTCCGGTCGGCATCCGTCGTCGCCGGCACGATGCGGTCGACCATGGAAGACGGAAAGGCGACTTCGTCGGCGACATGGCGGCCGAGATCGGCATCGCGCAGTTTCGCGAATTCGATCAGCAGTCGGTGCAGCGTCGCGCCGTTGGCCGGAAGGTTGTCGCAGCAGAGCACCGTGAAAGGCGGCGTGCCGGCAATGCTGCGGCGCGCCAGTGATTCGGTGAGAAAGCCATGCGCCGTCTTCGGCGATCCGGGGTTGGCGAGATCGTGGACGATGTCGGGGTGCGCGCTGTCGAGCGTGCCGTCGGCCGCCCTGAGATAAGCCTTCTCGGTGATGGTCAGCGTCACGATGCGGATGCGCGGGTCGGTCAGTGCGGCGAGCACCGCGCCGGGATACTCCGGAGCGACGAGCAAGGACTGGATCGAACCGATCACCTGCAGCTGTTCGCCGGCGCTGTCCCTGATCGCCAGCGTGTAGAGCCCATCCTGCGGCTGAAGCGCGTCGCGCGTGTCGGGGCTGCGCAGCGAGACGCCGACGATGCCCCAATCGCTCTCGCCGTCCGCCAGGCAGGCGTCGACATAGGCCGCCTGGTGGGCGCGGTGGAAGGCGCCGACGCCAAGATGGACGATGCCGGGCGTGACAGAATTGCAGGCGTAGCGAGGAATAAGGACTTCGGCGGGCAGCTCAGCGATTGTGGCGTTGGACAGGCGACCGTTCATGGGAAGCGAAGTCTCCGATCGGGTTGCCCGCCTGACGCCGGGCGAAAAAGATGGCAGCGACGTAACATCCACTGTCGGCGCGCACAATGGCTGCGTTGCTTTCGAGGGCCGCCATGCAATCGATCGTTTTGCATGTTGACATTGCCTCCGACGGATTCACCGTTAGATCAGGATGGCGTTTAGTTTAATCGCCATTGCGATCTAACTCTTTGTCGGATCATGATCTTTTGCAAAAGCGGGTTCCCGCTTTTTGCGTTCACCGACCCTCGGTTCGAGATCATGCTCCAATGCAATCCGGAGGAGCCAAGTGGCCACATCGACCGATCCCGACTGCTGTTTGCGCCCGAGGCGAATTCGCGCGCACTGGCCCGCGCCCTTTACGCCGGCGTGAAGGACCTGCCCATCGTCAGTCCGCACGGTCATACCGACCCGCGCTGGTATGCGCTCAACGAGCCGTTCCCCGATCCGGCGCAATTGCTGATCGTGCCCGATCATTACATCCTTCGCATGCTGTTCAGCCAGGGCTTGCGGCTGGAAGAGCTCGGCGTGCCGACGCTCGATGGCGCGCCGGGCGAGACCGATGGCCGGATGATCTGGCGGCGCTTCGCCGAGCATTATTATCTCTTCCGCGGCACGCCGACCCGGCTCTGGCTCGACCATGTGTTCGCGCATCTGTTCGGCATCGAGGAGCCGCTCACAGCCGCTTCCGCCGATCGCACCTACGATACGATCGCCACGCTGCTGCAGCGCGACGACTATCGTCCGCGTGCGCTGTTCGAGCGCTTTAACATCGAGGTGATCGCCACGACCGAGGGCGCGCTCGACGATCTCAAATGGCACCGGACGATCCGCGACAGCGGCTGGAACGGCCGCGTCGTCACGGCCTACCGGCCGGACGCGGTAGTCGATCCCGATTTCGAAGGATTCTTGGGCAATCTCGACCGCCTCGGCGACATCACGGGATGCGATACTGGTACATGGACAGGCTATCTCGATGCGCATCGGCAGCGTCGCGCCTATTTCAAGGCGTTCGGAGCAACCTCGTCCGATCATGGCCATCCGACCGCCGAGACCGCCAATCTCTCCGATGCGGCGGCTGAGGAGCTGTTCAACCGTATCCGCCGCGGCTCCGACGACCAGCGCGAGCGGCGGCTGTTCAGGGCGCAGATGTTGACCGAAATGGCCAAGATGAGCCGCGACGACGGCCTTGTGATGCAGATCCATCCCGGATCATGGCGCAATCATTCGCCTGCCGTTTTCCAGAAATTCGGCCGCGACAAGGGTTTCGATATCCCGACGCGGGCCGACTATGTGACGGCGCTGAAGCCGCTGCTCGACTGCGTCGGGCTGGAACGCGACATCACGATCATCCTGTTCACGCTCGACGAGTCGAGCTACGCACGCGAGCTGGCGCCGCTCGCCGGCGTCTATCCGGCGCTGAAGCTGGGGCCGGCCTGGTGGTTTCACGACAGTCCGGAAGGGATGCGCCGCTTTCGCGAGATGACTACCGAGACGGCAGGCTTCTACAACACGGTCGGCTTCAACGACGACACGCGCGCCTTTCCGTCGATCCCGGCGCGCCACGACGTCGCGCGCCGCGTCGACTGCGCCTTCCTGGCGCGGCTGGTCGCCGAGCATCGGCTGCGCGAGGACGAGGCGCATGAGCTGGCGCGCGACCTTGCCTATACGCTTGCCAAGAAGGCGTACCGGCTCTGAGCCTGGCGCCCATGGGTTTGGCATGGAGGAACGTCATGCTTCGAATGGAAATTGGACGATGAGCGATATTTTCTCACACGCAGGCGCAAAAGCCTGGGAACCGACGCCGGACGGCAATCGCCGGCGCGTGCTGGTGCACACAGACGAACTGATGATGGTCGAATTTGCTTTTGAAAAGGGCGGGGTCGGCGCTCTGCATTCGCATCCGCATGTCCAGGCAAGCTATGTCGCCGAGGGCCGCTTCGAGGTCACCATCGACGGCCGATCGGAAATCCTCGAGACCGGAAGCAGCTTCATCGTGCCTTCCAATCTCGTGCATGGCGTCAAGGCGCTGGAGGCCGGGCGCCTGGTCGACAGCTTCGCGCCTTACCGCGCCGATTTCCTCGGCTGAGTATCCGCTTCTCAAAGGAAAAGCCCGCGCCGTATAAAGCGCGGGCTTGTTGCCTGGGCGCTGGTTGCGCCGCCGCGGTACTCAAACATTGCCGCAGAAGTGCAAAGGTGCCGCAGCATGGTGAAGATAAGCTTAACGGCGACCGACTGCCGGCAGGTTGGGAAAACTCAGCGCTGCTGCAGCGCGAGCCGTATGCCGAGGGCGCAATAGATGCCGCCGACCACCTTGCCTTGCCATTTCAGCACTGCCGGATTGCGGCGCAGGAAGGAACCCAGTCCGCCCGCGCTGACCGCGAAGACGACAGTGCTGAAGAGACCGAGCAGGATGAAGATGATGCCCAGCACCATCAGTTGCAGCACCACGAAACCGCCTTGCGGGTGGACGAATTGCGGCAGGAAGGCGAGGAAGAACAGAGCCGTCTTCGGGTTGAGCACTTCGGTCAGGATCGCCTGCCGGAAGGCTTTTCGCGCCGAGATCGGTAGCGTCCTGCCCGCCAGATTGGCCGGCGCCTTTTCGAGAATGGCGCGGATGCCGAGATAAACGAGATAGGCAGCGCCGATATATTTGACGATGCTGAACAGCATCGCCGAGGCGGCGATGATGGCCGAGATGCCGACAATGGCCATGATGGTGTGGATGACATCACCCGCCGCGACACCGGCGCCGGTAGCGATGCCGACCTTCGTGCCCGAGCTCGTCGCGCGCGCCACGGTGAGCAGCGTCGCCGGTCCCGGAATGAAGACGAAGCCGAACACGACCGCGATGTAGGTGATGAGCGTGGCGGGGTCGATCATGCGAAGGTTCCTTTTGCGGTTGCTGCCGGCATGGATGCATCGAACCATAGCAGCCGGGGCTCTCCAGCCAGTGTGCCAGCCATGGCTTTTCGATGCGACATTGGCGCGAGGCGACAGGGCTACCCGCAAAGCGCGGTTGTGGCCGGGTCGCGGCTGCGCTACTCCAAGGCATCACGCGGTGAATCACTTGTCTGCTCTTCGCATCTTCCCGAAAACGACTTCCTGTCCGGTGTCTGCCTGATGCCGGCACAGGCAGCGAGCATCCGGGCCGAGGATCCCAAGCGTCGCGTGCTGAAGGATGTGTTCGGCTACGACGATTTCCGTCCCGGGCAGGCGACCGTGATCGAGGCGCTGTTCTCCGGACGCCATGTGCTGGCGGTCATGCCGACGGGCGCCGGCAAGTCGCTCTGCTATCAGGTTCCGGCGCTGGTCAAGGGCGGGCTCACCATCGTGGTGTCGCCGCTGGTGGCGCTGATGCAGGATCAGGTCGCCGCCTTGCGCCTTGCCGGCGTGGCTGCCGACACGATCAACTCCTCGCTCGATCGCGAGGCCAATGTCGCGGCCTGGCGCCGCGTGGCATCCGGGCAGACGCGGCTGCTCTATCTGGCGCCGGAGCGGCTGATGACGGAGCGTATGCTGGATGCGCTGTCGCGGCTCGATGTCAGCCTGATCGCCATCGACGAGGCGCATTGCATCTCGCAATGGGGCCCGGCCTTCCGCCGCGAATATGAGGACCTGTCGCAGCTGCGCGGCGTGTTTCCGCACGTGCCGATCATTGCGCTGACGGCGACGGCGGACGAGGCGACGCGCGGCGACATCGAGGCACGGCTGTTTGCCGGACGCGCCGAAACGCTGGTGCTGGGTTTCGACCGGCCCAACATCAAGCTGGCGATCGAGACCAAGCAGGACAGCAAGCGCCAGCTGCTGCGCTTCGTCGAGCGGCACCCCGGCAAAAGCGGCATCATCTACTGCCTGTCGCGGCGCAAGACCGAGGAAATGGCGGCCTTCCTGGAGAAGAACGGCGTGCGCGCGCTCGCCTATCATGCCGGCATGAGCAAGGAGGCGCGGGAAGCGAACCAGAATGCCTTCATGAGCCTGTCGGGCGTCGTCATGGTGGCGACCATCGCCTTCGGCATGGGCATCGACAAGCCCGACCTCGCCTATGTCTTCCACACCGACCTGCCGGGCAGCCTGGAGGCCTATTACCAGGAGATCGGCCGCGCCGGGCGCGACGGACGGCCGGCCGAAGCGCATATGCTCTACGGCGCCGGCGACATCCGCACGCGCCGGATGTTCATCGACGAGGAGGATACCTCGCCCGAGCACAAGAGACGGGCGCATCGCCGGCTCGACACGCTGATCGGCTATTGCGAGACGGCGCAGTGCCGACGCCAGGTGCTGCTCGGCTATTTCGGCGAGGAGGCGAAGGCCTGCGGCAATTGCGACAACTGTCTTAACCAGGCGCCGCGCGCCGACGGCAGCGCCGAGGCGCGCATCATCCTTGCGGCCGTGGCGCAGAGTGGCGAGCGCTTCGGAGCCGCCCACGTCATCGACATCCTGCTCGGCCACGAGACCGAGAAGGTGCTGGCGAGAGGCCATCAGAAGATCGCCAGCTTCAGGACCGGCATCATGCACAGGAAGCCGGTCTGGCTGTCGCTGGTCCGGCAGCTGGTCGCCGGCGGCTTCCTGGTGCCGGATCCGGACGGCCATGGCGGCCTCGCCATCTCGGAAAGCGGCCGCGCGCTCGGGCGTGGCGAGGTTGCCTTCGAGTATCGCGTCGAGGGCCGGGACCGTCTTGCGCGCGGCCGGAAGCGTGCCGCGCAAGGCTTGGCCGTGGATGGCGAGGGCGTCGATGCATCGCTTCTGGCGACGCTCAAGACGCTGCGGCTGCGGCTCGCCAAGGAACGCCAGGTGCCGGCCTATGTGGTGTTCTCCGACCGCACGCTGATCGACATGGCCGAGCGCCGCCCGCAAGACCTCGACGAGTTCGCCGAGGTGAACGGCGTGGGCGCCGCCAAGCTGAAGGAGTTCGGGGAAGTGTTTTTGACTGCGATCGCGGCGCATCAGGCCGATGGATCGGACTGAAGCTTCATCGCGGGATCGTGCGGCGCTCCGCCTCCGATCAATCTCGACCGGGCTCAGTAGGCTTTGAGCTTACCCGCCCAGCGATCCCTCCCTGCCCAATAGGGGCATTTCGGACAGACGCCGCCTTCAGGATAGTCGGTTCCTTCCTCATGCGGACAACCTAGAATTCCGTCGACCATCACCACGGAATGGACGTCTTGCTCCCACAAGAACGCCGCGATTTCGGCGAAGATCATGTCATCCTTGCGCAGATCGCCCGTTTCGCCGAACCAGCGACGCAGCTCGGTCACCTCAGAGTCCTGGTACGGAAGTATCGCGACCGCCACCTTGGTGGCGCGGCTGTCATCGGGACCATAGAAGGCAACGGTGCCAACAGGGTAGCTTCGCACACTTTCTTGGCTTTCTTCTCGATCCACTTTCTTGCCCGTGTTTGCTCGCTCAGTTGTGAATCGACAGGATGTCGGCGGTCGTAAGAGACAGGGTCAGCAAACAAAGGATGGATCAACACCATGGTCCAAGGCAAGCGGTGGGTCCACAGGGCCCCAAGGCCCGCGGCAGTCAGCCAGCGAGAGAAACAGGTGATTGTCACGGCATGCGAGAAGTTCATTCAGGACGTCCTCAAACCCAGGTACCTGTCCGAGATACGACCGACGAAATGGAATTACACAGTCGACATCCGGGGCGCATGGGCGGGCGGGCGGTAACGCTTCATCCAGCGGTTTCGGTCGGGCTGGAGCAAAATCGCGGCGAGGAGGAGTTCGACGCGCCTTTCGCCAGGCTGGACTGCATCGGACCAGACAGATTCGACATCTATTGGATGCGGCATACGGGCAAATGGTGGCTGTTGCATGCGAATGTGACGCTCGCCGAGGCGCTCCATATCCTCGAAGCCGATGAACTCCTGCACCCGGTTTAGCAATGAGCGAATACCAATATTACGAATTCCAGGCGGTCGATCGTCCTCTTGGCAACGCGGATCGACAGGTGCTTCGCGGCCTGTCTTCGCGGGCGCGGATCACCGCCACCAGCTTCACCAATTCCTACGAGTGGGGAGACTTCAGGGGCGATCCGGACGAGCTTATGGCGCGCTGGTTCGATCTTCATCTCTATTTCGCCAACTGGGGTTCCCGCCGCCTGATGATCAAGCTGCCGGCTCGGTTGGTCGATCGGGACCGCATAGGCAGCTTCCTCGCGGCGACCGACGACGTCATGCTCAAAGACGCCGGCGAGAACGTCATCATAAGCATCTCACGCGACGAGGAGGAGCACGAATATCTGGACGATGAGGACTCGAGTTGGCTCGCCGCCTTGGCGCCATTGCGAGCCGACTTGCTCGCAGGCGATCTTCGGCTTTTCTATCTCACCTGGTTGATGGCTGTCGAAGCGGACGCCGTTGAACCCGATGCGCCGGAGCCGATGCCGGGAATCGGGCCGCTGTCCGAGGCGCTCGAAGCCTTTGCCGAATTCTTCGGCATCGATCATGGTCTGGTCCAGGCGGCGGCCGAGCGAAGCGCGGAAACGGCGCCCGCCGGCCCGGAGCCGGAAATGGCCCGACGGGTGGTCGCGGCGATGAACGACGCTGAGAAGACCAGTCTGCTCATGCGGGTTTTCAACGGCGAGCCCAATCTATCCGCCGAGTTGCGGGCCACGATACGGGCGCGTTTGGAACCCGAAACGACAATCTCGCCTGGCGCTTTGCGCACATCAGCGGATCTGCGGGCACGGGCCGAAGAAATTCGCCTTGCCCGCAAGCGCGCCGAGGCGGAGGCGGCGGAAGCGCAGCGGCGATTGCTGGCGGAAGCGGCCGAGAAGGCCCGCGATGTCCGGATCGATGCGCTTCGTCAGCGGGGCGAGAACGTCTGGGCAGAGGTCGAGACCGAGATCATGCGACGCAATCCAGCCGGTTACGACAAGGCGGCGGCGCTTCTTTCCGATCTGTCGGTGCT
This region of Mesorhizobium sp. M2A.F.Ca.ET.046.03.2.1 genomic DNA includes:
- the recQ gene encoding DNA helicase RecQ, which gives rise to MPAQAASIRAEDPKRRVLKDVFGYDDFRPGQATVIEALFSGRHVLAVMPTGAGKSLCYQVPALVKGGLTIVVSPLVALMQDQVAALRLAGVAADTINSSLDREANVAAWRRVASGQTRLLYLAPERLMTERMLDALSRLDVSLIAIDEAHCISQWGPAFRREYEDLSQLRGVFPHVPIIALTATADEATRGDIEARLFAGRAETLVLGFDRPNIKLAIETKQDSKRQLLRFVERHPGKSGIIYCLSRRKTEEMAAFLEKNGVRALAYHAGMSKEAREANQNAFMSLSGVVMVATIAFGMGIDKPDLAYVFHTDLPGSLEAYYQEIGRAGRDGRPAEAHMLYGAGDIRTRRMFIDEEDTSPEHKRRAHRRLDTLIGYCETAQCRRQVLLGYFGEEAKACGNCDNCLNQAPRADGSAEARIILAAVAQSGERFGAAHVIDILLGHETEKVLARGHQKIASFRTGIMHRKPVWLSLVRQLVAGGFLVPDPDGHGGLAISESGRALGRGEVAFEYRVEGRDRLARGRKRAAQGLAVDGEGVDASLLATLKTLRLRLAKERQVPAYVVFSDRTLIDMAERRPQDLDEFAEVNGVGAAKLKEFGEVFLTAIAAHQADGSD